From a region of the Cenarchaeum symbiont of Oopsacas minuta genome:
- a CDS encoding shikimate kinase: MADTVRARVYGAISLVNAIAAKKGATLGVDLVTEATVTKSNGSGIYVKSKSERLVSKTVKRSISKRLLKSHKITVSLSTQIPAGYGLKSSSAISTAVALACAKLFSKKIDDDKVIRAGVAASMDAGVSITGAYDDACACYYGGFCVTDNWRKKLVVAKKAPRNLHAVIYIPYKRARGNPKRLRQMSKTFRRAWEMARLGDYWNAMILNGVAASSILNTDPKLIGALVGAGALGVSVSGNGPAVAAVAKKPNITKVKKQFTRSQGRIITMPINCKKAHVYVL; encoded by the coding sequence ATGGCAGATACAGTACGAGCTAGAGTATATGGTGCAATATCTCTAGTCAATGCAATAGCTGCCAAGAAAGGTGCAACACTTGGGGTAGATCTTGTAACAGAGGCAACTGTAACAAAATCAAATGGCAGTGGGATCTATGTAAAGAGTAAAAGTGAGAGACTAGTCTCTAAAACAGTAAAGAGGTCAATCTCAAAGAGACTATTAAAATCGCATAAAATTACCGTATCTTTGAGCACACAGATACCTGCCGGATATGGATTAAAGAGCTCTAGTGCCATATCAACTGCCGTTGCGCTAGCGTGCGCAAAGCTGTTCTCAAAAAAGATAGATGATGATAAAGTAATACGCGCCGGTGTTGCAGCATCCATGGATGCTGGAGTGAGTATCACTGGAGCGTACGATGATGCATGTGCTTGCTATTATGGTGGATTTTGTGTAACTGACAATTGGAGAAAAAAACTCGTCGTTGCAAAAAAGGCTCCACGCAATCTGCACGCAGTAATATACATACCATACAAAAGAGCACGTGGTAATCCAAAACGCTTGCGTCAAATGTCCAAAACATTTAGGCGTGCATGGGAGATGGCGCGTTTGGGTGATTATTGGAATGCGATGATTCTAAACGGCGTTGCCGCATCGAGCATACTTAATACAGATCCTAAACTCATAGGAGCACTTGTTGGTGCAGGTGCACTTGGTGTATCTGTCTCAGGCAATGGCCCGGCAGTTGCAGCTGTTGCTAAAAAACCAAATATTACAAAGGTAAAAAAACAGTTTACACGATCACAGGGTCGCATAATTACTATGCCCATAAATTGTAAAAAGGCGCACGTTTATGTTTTGTAG
- a CDS encoding shikimate dehydrogenase — MTGTYAVIGDPIDHSMSPLIHNAAFKELKMDSSYIAYKIGRDELKDGVESIKNALLSGFNVTIPHKVEILKYLDSYDDDCKKVGAANTVSISDGRLSGYNTDMEGFLDPLRERNIDIKDMDVLVLGAGGAARAIVASLARQRVSSITIANRTKSSAKALLELADVQIESIHDAPRLAKSASLIVNATSLGLKNEQSIIPAESMNADQIIYDLVYRPMKTELLREATKAGSIIIYGYEMLLGQACRSFKIWHKIDAPRKVMRRAIVGGF, encoded by the coding sequence ATGACAGGAACGTATGCAGTTATCGGAGACCCAATAGATCACTCCATGTCTCCGCTCATACATAATGCAGCGTTTAAAGAGCTCAAAATGGATTCATCGTACATTGCATACAAGATAGGCAGAGACGAGCTAAAAGATGGTGTAGAGTCTATAAAGAATGCACTTTTATCTGGTTTTAATGTTACAATACCTCACAAGGTAGAGATTTTAAAGTATCTAGACTCGTATGATGATGATTGTAAAAAAGTCGGAGCTGCAAATACAGTATCGATATCAGATGGAAGATTGTCTGGATATAATACTGACATGGAAGGTTTTTTGGATCCATTGCGTGAACGTAATATTGACATAAAGGATATGGATGTACTCGTACTAGGTGCTGGAGGTGCTGCAAGAGCCATAGTTGCATCTCTTGCAAGACAGAGAGTATCTAGTATTACAATTGCAAACCGTACAAAAAGTTCTGCAAAAGCATTACTCGAGTTGGCCGACGTGCAGATAGAATCCATACACGATGCACCAAGATTGGCAAAGAGCGCATCATTAATTGTAAATGCAACCTCACTTGGTTTAAAGAATGAACAAAGTATAATACCTGCAGAGTCTATGAATGCAGATCAGATCATATACGATCTAGTGTATAGACCGATGAAGACAGAATTATTGCGCGAGGCTACAAAAGCTGGATCCATTATAATATATGGATACGAGATGTTGCTTGGACAGGCGTGCCGCTCTTTTAAGATATGGCACAAAATAGATGCACCAAGAAAGGTTATGAGGCGTGCAATCGTTGGAGGTTTTTAG